The following coding sequences lie in one Onychomys torridus chromosome X, mOncTor1.1, whole genome shotgun sequence genomic window:
- the Ftsj1 gene encoding putative tRNA (cytidine(32)/guanosine(34)-2'-O)-methyltransferase, which translates to MGRTSKDKRDVYYRLAKENGWRARSAFKLLQLDEEFQLFQGVKRAVDLCAAPGSWSQVLSQKVGGQSSGQVVAVDLQAMAPLAGVIQIQGDITQLSTAKEIIQHFEGCPADLVVCDGAPDVTGLHDVDEYMQAQLLLAALNIATHVLKLGGCFVAKIFRGRDVSLLYSQLRVFFSSVLCAKPKSSRNSSIEAFAVCQGYDPPEGFIPDLSKPLLDHSYDLDFNQLDGPTRIIVPFVTCGDLSAYDSDRSYPLHLEDGSEYKYTPPTQPPISPPYQEACKLKKNGQLAKEVLPQDCSINRIDKLPQPLTVPHCLTLLAPKVENNEMNCLP; encoded by the exons ATGGGACGGACATCAAAGGATAAACGGGATGTCTACTACCGCCTGGCCAAGGAGAATGGCTGGCGGGCCAGGAGCGCCTTCAAGCTACTTCAACTTGATGAGGAATTCCAACTCTTCCAAG GTGTGAAACGAGCAGTTGACCTGTGTGCAGCCCCAGGCAGCTGGAGCCAGGTGCTGAGCCAGAAGGTCGG GGGCCAGAGTTCCGGTCAGGTGGTGGCTGTGGACTTGCAGGCTATGGCTCCACTGGCAGGCGTCATACAGATACAGGGGGACATCACTCAG CTTTCCACTGCCAAGGAGATCATCCAGCACTTTGAGGGCTGCCCTGCTGACCTGGTAGTGTGTGACGGGGCTCCTGATG TCACTGGCCTCCATGATGTCGATGAGTACATGCAGGCCCAGCTTCTGCTAGCT GCTCTCAACATTGCTACGCATGTCTTGAAGCTAGGGGGCTGCTTTGTAGCCAAG ATATTCCGAGGCCGGGATGTAAGTCTTCTCTACAGCCAGCTCCGTGTCTTCTTCTCCAGTGTGCTCTGTGCCAAGCCCAAGAGCAGCCGGAACTCCAGCATTG AGGCCTTTGCTGTTTGTCAGGGTTATGACCCTCCTGAGGGCTTCATTCCAGACCTGAGCAAACCCCTGCTGGACCACTCATATG ACTTAGATTTCAACCAGCTGGATGGTCCCACCCGTATAATTGTGCCCTTTGTGACCTGTGGGGACCTCAGCGCCTACGATTCAGATCGCAGTTACCCTCTGCAT CTAGAAGATGGCTCCGAGTACAAATATACTCCGCCCACACAGCCCCCCATCTCACCCCCATACCAGGAGGCCTGCAAGTtgaagaagaatggacagctggcTAAGGAGGTCCTCCCGCAAGACTGCTCCATCAACAGAATAGACAAGTTGCCCCAGCCTCTGACCGTTCCTCATTGTCTAACTCTGCTAGCCCCCAAG GtggaaaacaatgaaatgaattGTTTGCCTTAA